A stretch of the Ochrobactrum sp. BTU1 genome encodes the following:
- a CDS encoding TIGR02300 family protein: MAKTELGTKRIDPETGKKFYDLNRDPIVSPYTGISYPRSYFEATVAESRAVEEETEEEELDTALEKPEFVSLEDADDESKGGEDLPDIDDDVDLGDDDEDTFLEEEEDEDDDMSGILGGGVGGEDEEG, translated from the coding sequence GTGGCAAAAACTGAACTTGGTACCAAGCGCATTGACCCGGAAACGGGCAAGAAGTTTTACGACCTCAATCGTGATCCGATTGTTTCGCCTTACACCGGCATTTCCTACCCGCGTTCGTATTTCGAAGCGACCGTAGCAGAAAGCCGTGCGGTCGAAGAGGAAACCGAAGAGGAAGAACTGGATACGGCACTCGAAAAGCCGGAATTCGTTTCCCTTGAGGACGCGGACGACGAATCGAAGGGTGGCGAAGATCTTCCGGATATCGACGACGATGTCGATCTGGGCGACGACGATGAAGACACCTTCCTTGAAGAAGAGGAAGATGAAGACGACGACATGTCGGGCATTCTCGGCGGCGGCGTCGGTGGTGAAGACGAAGAAGGCTGA
- a CDS encoding acyltransferase gives MKRLSDFDGMRFLLCIGIALFHYSFRISVKNDAIQNIILTFAYFTDIFFIVSGLFLGRRRNYVWGARHYAGFVGRRLARIYPLHAVVFSCFALISVLTAWGMLHPSTQPNMSWWTGFAQLLLIHNWGMGQTFSYNYVSWSLSALFMMYLCFPLFDILCKRLGGWLLVIIVAAIIGGDYLARLLGASSLTRIQFADVGVFRALPSFLFGMWLARREQSALPKWLIKIALAACMIVFLFYHPSGSDTDTATLEGPKRLLFLYFCMYMLYAASTQQLYTPLRWSGFVQLARYSFGIFILHPLIGLFFFNALPKSWGQNTLEAVLLIGAGVLVSIGAAIVAYHFFENPVNRWLVAKINAWENRTPDIVVETASPTQSA, from the coding sequence ATGAAAAGACTTTCTGATTTCGACGGTATGCGATTTTTATTGTGTATCGGAATCGCGCTCTTTCATTATTCTTTTCGGATTTCCGTAAAGAACGACGCTATCCAAAATATTATATTAACATTTGCTTATTTTACGGATATCTTTTTCATTGTATCCGGTCTTTTCCTCGGGCGGCGTCGCAATTATGTTTGGGGTGCTCGCCACTATGCAGGCTTTGTAGGAAGGCGCTTGGCGCGCATCTATCCGCTTCATGCCGTGGTGTTTTCCTGCTTCGCTCTCATATCCGTTCTGACCGCCTGGGGCATGTTGCACCCCTCTACACAGCCGAACATGAGCTGGTGGACCGGGTTTGCGCAATTGCTGCTGATTCACAATTGGGGGATGGGGCAGACCTTCTCCTATAATTATGTCAGTTGGTCGCTCAGCGCGCTTTTCATGATGTATTTGTGCTTCCCCTTATTTGATATTCTATGCAAGCGGCTGGGAGGCTGGCTTCTCGTTATTATTGTCGCTGCAATCATTGGCGGTGATTATCTGGCGCGATTACTTGGCGCATCATCGCTCACCCGAATCCAGTTTGCCGATGTTGGTGTGTTCCGTGCTCTGCCGTCATTCCTTTTCGGTATGTGGCTTGCGAGACGCGAGCAGAGCGCTTTGCCAAAGTGGCTTATCAAGATCGCGCTTGCAGCCTGCATGATCGTGTTTCTGTTCTATCACCCGTCGGGTAGTGATACTGATACTGCAACGCTGGAAGGGCCAAAACGGCTCCTCTTCCTCTACTTCTGCATGTACATGCTTTATGCCGCCAGTACACAGCAACTCTATACGCCGTTGCGATGGAGCGGCTTTGTCCAGCTCGCCCGCTACAGCTTTGGAATCTTCATTCTGCATCCGCTGATCGGACTTTTTTTCTTCAATGCACTGCCTAAAAGCTGGGGGCAGAATACGCTCGAAGCAGTTCTGCTGATCGGTGCAGGCGTTCTGGTAAGCATCGGGGCAGCCATCGTCGCTTATCATTTTTTCGAAAACCCGGTTAATCGCTGGCTGGTGGCAAAGATTAATGCTTGGGAGAACCGGACGCCTGATATCGTTGTGGAAACGGCTTCTCCCACACAGTCAGCCTGA